CGGGCTATAGCACCGCCAGAATGCACGATTTTAGCCGAACCAACGACTCAACCCGCTTCAAACTCCGGTCGAGACACCGGTTCTAGTTAGTATCCCAACTAGAATTGCATATTTAAAGAAATCAGGCCAGCGCTGCCGCTCATCACCCCAATTATCTCTGGCTCAATACAGAGTGATTACCCGATTCCAGTCTCCTTCTTCAACAGCGTGAGCGTATTGTCCGCAGTCACAATCGGGGAGTGCTCGTACTCACCAATCAACTCAACTAGAACGAGTAGATCAATTGCCCGCCAGATCGAGTAGAGAAGACAGGCGAATGCAAAGTAAAAGAAGCGGAGTCCAAAATCCTTCGACGTAGTGGCGGCCATGAACCGCTTGATACTCCGATAGCCACTTTCGATCTCCCAGTGATACCCGTACTCGCTGAGATATCTCTCGCCACCGTTCGACATGAACACCGAGTACTGGCGATGATCAGTGTACTCGGTATCCTCTTTCCGGCGATAGATTAGTGTCGTACTGTGCCACTCGTCGCTGCCGAGATGGGGATTTCGGTCGGTTACATACCGGTTTTGATCCCACTGGAGGAGCCGTTTCGCTTGTGCTTTCTCGCTGGTCTGCATCCGCTTTGGGACGACGTAAGTGAGCCCACGCTGGCTGATCATCTCCAGCACATGCTGGCTGTCGAACTCACGATCCGCTCTCAGGGTTCTCGCGGTGCTCTCGTCGTCCCAGCACTCAAGCATCGGTTCCAAAGTGACGGTGAGCGGTTCTTGGGTGGTCATAACATCCGTCTCCGAGAACTGTTCGCTCTTTGCCTAAACAGTGCCAGCGTTCCCATGCTATCACCGGCTACGGATTATGAATCATCCAACGGTGTAACCAGTATCTGTGAGGCGAGTTTTTGTGGGAGACTCGTCTGTTCACCGACTTCTCCGATAGTGACGACCACCATTCCAATTGGCGTGATTTCATCGAGGTAAAGGCATTCAGTCGGTTCCAGCCCAATCGAAACAAGATATTCCAGCACCTCGTCATTCTGTGTCAGGATCCGTGTCACCACTACACTCGCCGATTCTTTGACCTCGACCAGCGAGGTAACGTCTTCTGACTGGGGGAGGTCAAGATTGCTGTCAGGTATCGGATCGCCGTGCGGGTCGATCTCCGGCATATCGAGTTTCTGTTCGATTGCTCGACAAAACCGGGGACTGAGGTGATGTTCCAAGATATCGGCTTCGGTGTCGACCTCACTGATCGTGTACTCGAACAACTCCGAGAGCATCGTCTCCGCGAGGCGGTGTCTGCGGATCACTTGTAGTGCGAGTTCTTCACCCTCGGTCGTAAGACGAATGGGGCGATACCGTTCTCGGTCGATCAGCCCCCGATTCGAGAGCGTACTGAGCATACTCGTCACTGATGCTTGAGTGACGTCAAGCCGCTCAGCAATCTCCGAGTTGGAGACTCGGCCGTCGGCTTCCTTTTCAAGCCGGTAGATACGACGGAGATAATCCTCCATCTTTGGCGTGGCTGGTGGTGACAACTCGGGCGTGTCCGGGGGGTCAGAATCGGCGGAACTCATTTAGTCTATTTATCATCGGATGGTCAATCTTCGCACTATTTCACTTTCTGGTCGGGGAGCAGTCGTCAGTCCCCACTCGATTCGGTTTCGCCGATGTCGATGCTCCCCATCTCAGGGGTTGCGTCCTCGCCGAAGGCAGTCTGGAGTTTTCCAAGTACGACGGCGATAACGTAAATCGCAACTGCGACGAGGACGATAACGCCCCCAGCAGTCGCCTCGCCGTAGTACGACGCTCCAATTCCGAGAATGACGGCCAGTTCGGCAAGCACGACCGACACGAGTAGGGACTCGTTGAAACTCCGAGCGACCTGACTCGCTCCCGCAACGGGGACGACGAGCATAGCGGCGACGAGGATGACGCCCATGATCTGCATCGCGCCGACCACGACCATCGCTGTCAGCATCACCATGATTCGATTGTACCAGCTCACCGAGAGGCCCGAGACCGCCGCGGCAGTTTCGTCGAAGGTGACATACAGTAACTGATTGCGTGTAAGTCCGACCACACCGATGATGATCATGAACAGCGTCAGCAATATCGCCGCGCTCTCGTTCGAGACCGTCGACAGGTTACCGAAGAGGAACTGATTCACGCCGACAGCAAGTCCGCCCGCGTTGATGCTAATCAGCGTCGTCCCCAACGCGAAGCCCGATGAGAGCACGATGGCCATCGAGACGTCGTTGTAGGCGTCGGTCGCCTCCGAAATGAGCTCGATGAACAGGGCCGCGATCATCGCAACGATGACTGCCGTCAGATATGGGGAGACCCCGAGGTCGATGACGGCGTTGAGGAACAATCCCACGGCGACGCCAGCGAATCCAGTGTGCGCGAGTGCGTCACCAATTAGCGCCAGCTGACGGTGAACGAGGAAGGTTCCGATCAGGGGAGCCATCACACCGATACAGAGCCCCACCAGAATCGCCCGGTGCATGAAGCCATACTGGAGCAGTTCTAACCCGGTCACACCAGC
The Haladaptatus caseinilyticus DNA segment above includes these coding regions:
- a CDS encoding metal-dependent transcriptional regulator, producing MSSADSDPPDTPELSPPATPKMEDYLRRIYRLEKEADGRVSNSEIAERLDVTQASVTSMLSTLSNRGLIDRERYRPIRLTTEGEELALQVIRRHRLAETMLSELFEYTISEVDTEADILEHHLSPRFCRAIEQKLDMPEIDPHGDPIPDSNLDLPQSEDVTSLVEVKESASVVVTRILTQNDEVLEYLVSIGLEPTECLYLDEITPIGMVVVTIGEVGEQTSLPQKLASQILVTPLDDS
- a CDS encoding metal ABC transporter permease; the encoded protein is MTHLPITPLQAGPLDPVFGPLYWFLELWSGFISWIAGVTGLELLQYGFMHRAILVGLCIGVMAPLIGTFLVHRQLALIGDALAHTGFAGVAVGLFLNAVIDLGVSPYLTAVIVAMIAALFIELISEATDAYNDVSMAIVLSSGFALGTTLISINAGGLAVGVNQFLFGNLSTVSNESAAILLTLFMIIIGVVGLTRNQLLYVTFDETAAAVSGLSVSWYNRIMVMLTAMVVVGAMQIMGVILVAAMLVVPVAGASQVARSFNESLLVSVVLAELAVILGIGASYYGEATAGGVIVLVAVAIYVIAVVLGKLQTAFGEDATPEMGSIDIGETESSGD